A stretch of the Erinaceus europaeus chromosome 23, mEriEur2.1, whole genome shotgun sequence genome encodes the following:
- the PIP5K1C gene encoding phosphatidylinositol 4-phosphate 5-kinase type-1 gamma isoform X2 yields the protein MELEVPDEAESAEAEAGPAEASWAAESGAAAGVAPKKAAPTEAQPVMGAPGAGHGRKLGHRGVDASGETTYKKTTSSTLKGAIQLGIGYTVGNLSSKPERDVLMQDFYVVESIFFPSEGSNLTPAHHFQDFRFKTYAPVAFRYFRELFGIRPDDYLYSLCNEPLIELSNPGASGSLFYVTSDDEFIIKTVMHKEAEFLQKLLPGYYMNLNQNPRTLLPKFYGLYCVQSGGKNIRVVVMNNILPRVVKMHLKFDLKGSTYKRRASKKEKEKSAPTYKDLDFIQDVPDGLLLDPDTFSALVKTLQRDCLVLESFKIMDYSLLLGVHNMDQQERERRADGAQGPADEKRPPPGQKALYSTAMESIQGGAARGESIDMDDTMGGIPAVNGRGERLLLHIGIIDILQSYRFIKKLEHTWKALVHDGDTVSVHRPSFYAERFFKFMSNTVFRKNSSLKSSPSKKGRSALLAVKPLGPTAAFSASQIPSEREDAQYDLRGARSYPTLEDGARPDLLPCTPPSFEEATTASIATTLSSTSLSIPERSPSETSEQPRYRRRTQSSGQDGRAQAEPPADEDLQQITVQVEPVCSMEIVVPAEQDEGLEDTPASAATASVAVTAVAEAETASQASDEEDTPATDIYFPTDERSWVYSPLHYSAPQRPGSDGESDS from the exons GTGTGGCCCCCAAGAAGGCAGCCCCCACGGAG GCCCAGCCGGTGATGGGCGCCCCCGGCGCTGGACACGGGAGGAAACTGGGTCACCGCGGGGTGGACGCCTCCGGAGAGACCACCTACAAGAAG ACCACATCGTCCACGCTGAAGGGTGCCATCCAGCTGGGCATAGGCTACACCGTGGGGAACCTCAGCTCCAAGCCCGAGCGTGACGTGCTGATGCAGGACTTCTACGTGGTGGAGAGCATCTTCTTCCCCAG CGAGGGCAGCAACCTCACCCCTGCCCACCACTTCCAGGACTTCCGCTTCAAGACCTATGCCCCCGTGGCCTTCCGCTACTTCCGGGAGCTCTTTGGCATCCGGCCCGATGACTACCTG taCTCCCTGTGCAACGAGCCTCTGATCGAGCTCTCGAACCCGGGCGCCAGCGGCTCCCTGTTCTACGTCACCAGCGACGACGAGTTCATCATCAAGACGGTGATGCACAAGGAGGCCGAGTTCCTGCAGAAGCTGCTGCCAGGCTACTACATG AACCTGAACCAGAACCCGAGGACGCTGCTGCCCAAGTTCTACGGGCTGTACTGTGTGCAGTCGGGCGGCAAGAACATCCGCGTGGTGGTCATGAACAACATCCTGCCGCGCGTCGTCAAGATGCACCTCAAGTTCGACCTCAAGGGCTCCACCTACAAGCGGCGCGCCagcaagaaggagaaggagaagagcgcACCCACCTACAAGGACCTGGACTTCATCCAGGACGTGCCCGACGGGCTGCTGCTGGACCCCGACACCTTCTCCGCACTTGTCAAGACCCTGCAGCGGGACTGCCTG GTGCTGGAGAGCTTCAAGATCATGGACTACAGCCTGCTGCTCGGGGTGCACAACATGGACCAGCAGGAGCGCGAGCGGCGGGCCGACGGCGCCCAGGGCCCGGCCGACGAGAAGCGACCCCCACCCGGCCAGAAGGCGCTCTACTCCACCGCCATGGAGTCCATCCAGGGGGGCGCCGCGCGCGGGGAGTCCATCGACATGGACGACAC GATGGGGGGCATCCCCGCCGTGAACGGCCGTGGAGAGCGCCTGCTGCTTCACATTGGCATCATCGACATCCTGCAGTCCTACAG GTTCATCAAGAAGCTGGAGCACACCTGGAAGGCGCTGGTTCACGACGGG GACACCGTGTCCGTCCACCGGCCCAGCTTCTATGCCGAGCGCTTCTTCAAGTTCATGAGTAACACGGTTTTCCGGAAGAACTCCT CCCTGAAGTCCTCCCCGTCCAAGAAAGGCCGCAGCGCCCTGCTGGCTGTCAAACCCCTGGGTCCCACGGCCGCCTTCTCCGCCAGCCAGATCCCCAGCGAGCGCGAAGACGCACAGTATGACCTCCGGGGTGCTCGCAGCTACCCCACACTGGAGGACGGAG CCCGGCCTGACCTCCTGCCCTGCACGCCACCCTCGTTTGAGGAGGCCACCACCGCCTCCATCGCCACCACCCTGTCCTCCACGTCCCTGTCCATTCCTGAGCGGTCGCCATCAGAGACGTCAGAGCAGCCCCGCTACAG GCGGCGCACACAGTCCTCGGGACAGGACGGCCG ggCGCAGGCAGAGCCCCCCGCCGATGAGGACCTGCAGCAAATCACAGTGCAGGTGGAGCCGGTGTGCAGCATGGAGATCGTGGTCCCTGCAGAGCAGGATGAGGG CTTGGAGGACACCCCGGCCAGTGCCGCCACTGCTAGTGTTGCTGTCACTGCTGTGGCCGAAGCAGAGACCGCCAGCCAGGCCTCGGACGAGGAGGACACACCTGCCACTGACATCTACTTC CCCACGGATGAGCGCAGCTGGGTGTACTCCCCCCTGCACTATAGTGCCCCCCAACGCCCGGGCTCCGACGGCGAGAGCGACTCC TAA
- the PIP5K1C gene encoding phosphatidylinositol 4-phosphate 5-kinase type-1 gamma isoform X3, which translates to MASWTGVAPKKAAPTEAQPVMGAPGAGHGRKLGHRGVDASGETTYKKTTSSTLKGAIQLGIGYTVGNLSSKPERDVLMQDFYVVESIFFPSEGSNLTPAHHFQDFRFKTYAPVAFRYFRELFGIRPDDYLYSLCNEPLIELSNPGASGSLFYVTSDDEFIIKTVMHKEAEFLQKLLPGYYMNLNQNPRTLLPKFYGLYCVQSGGKNIRVVVMNNILPRVVKMHLKFDLKGSTYKRRASKKEKEKSAPTYKDLDFIQDVPDGLLLDPDTFSALVKTLQRDCLVLESFKIMDYSLLLGVHNMDQQERERRADGAQGPADEKRPPPGQKALYSTAMESIQGGAARGESIDMDDTMGGIPAVNGRGERLLLHIGIIDILQSYRFIKKLEHTWKALVHDGDTVSVHRPSFYAERFFKFMSNTVFRKNSSLKSSPSKKGRSALLAVKPLGPTAAFSASQIPSEREDAQYDLRGARSYPTLEDGARPDLLPCTPPSFEEATTASIATTLSSTSLSIPERSPSETSEQPRYRRRTQSSGQDGRAQAEPPADEDLQQITVQVEPVCSMEIVVPAEQDEGLEDTPASAATASVAVTAVAEAETASQASDEEDTPATDIYFFADGRHWICSPRRRRLRAVTLSSSGTPTDERSWVYSPLHYSAPQRPGSDGESDS; encoded by the exons ATGGCCAGCTGGACAG GTGTGGCCCCCAAGAAGGCAGCCCCCACGGAG GCCCAGCCGGTGATGGGCGCCCCCGGCGCTGGACACGGGAGGAAACTGGGTCACCGCGGGGTGGACGCCTCCGGAGAGACCACCTACAAGAAG ACCACATCGTCCACGCTGAAGGGTGCCATCCAGCTGGGCATAGGCTACACCGTGGGGAACCTCAGCTCCAAGCCCGAGCGTGACGTGCTGATGCAGGACTTCTACGTGGTGGAGAGCATCTTCTTCCCCAG CGAGGGCAGCAACCTCACCCCTGCCCACCACTTCCAGGACTTCCGCTTCAAGACCTATGCCCCCGTGGCCTTCCGCTACTTCCGGGAGCTCTTTGGCATCCGGCCCGATGACTACCTG taCTCCCTGTGCAACGAGCCTCTGATCGAGCTCTCGAACCCGGGCGCCAGCGGCTCCCTGTTCTACGTCACCAGCGACGACGAGTTCATCATCAAGACGGTGATGCACAAGGAGGCCGAGTTCCTGCAGAAGCTGCTGCCAGGCTACTACATG AACCTGAACCAGAACCCGAGGACGCTGCTGCCCAAGTTCTACGGGCTGTACTGTGTGCAGTCGGGCGGCAAGAACATCCGCGTGGTGGTCATGAACAACATCCTGCCGCGCGTCGTCAAGATGCACCTCAAGTTCGACCTCAAGGGCTCCACCTACAAGCGGCGCGCCagcaagaaggagaaggagaagagcgcACCCACCTACAAGGACCTGGACTTCATCCAGGACGTGCCCGACGGGCTGCTGCTGGACCCCGACACCTTCTCCGCACTTGTCAAGACCCTGCAGCGGGACTGCCTG GTGCTGGAGAGCTTCAAGATCATGGACTACAGCCTGCTGCTCGGGGTGCACAACATGGACCAGCAGGAGCGCGAGCGGCGGGCCGACGGCGCCCAGGGCCCGGCCGACGAGAAGCGACCCCCACCCGGCCAGAAGGCGCTCTACTCCACCGCCATGGAGTCCATCCAGGGGGGCGCCGCGCGCGGGGAGTCCATCGACATGGACGACAC GATGGGGGGCATCCCCGCCGTGAACGGCCGTGGAGAGCGCCTGCTGCTTCACATTGGCATCATCGACATCCTGCAGTCCTACAG GTTCATCAAGAAGCTGGAGCACACCTGGAAGGCGCTGGTTCACGACGGG GACACCGTGTCCGTCCACCGGCCCAGCTTCTATGCCGAGCGCTTCTTCAAGTTCATGAGTAACACGGTTTTCCGGAAGAACTCCT CCCTGAAGTCCTCCCCGTCCAAGAAAGGCCGCAGCGCCCTGCTGGCTGTCAAACCCCTGGGTCCCACGGCCGCCTTCTCCGCCAGCCAGATCCCCAGCGAGCGCGAAGACGCACAGTATGACCTCCGGGGTGCTCGCAGCTACCCCACACTGGAGGACGGAG CCCGGCCTGACCTCCTGCCCTGCACGCCACCCTCGTTTGAGGAGGCCACCACCGCCTCCATCGCCACCACCCTGTCCTCCACGTCCCTGTCCATTCCTGAGCGGTCGCCATCAGAGACGTCAGAGCAGCCCCGCTACAG GCGGCGCACACAGTCCTCGGGACAGGACGGCCG ggCGCAGGCAGAGCCCCCCGCCGATGAGGACCTGCAGCAAATCACAGTGCAGGTGGAGCCGGTGTGCAGCATGGAGATCGTGGTCCCTGCAGAGCAGGATGAGGG CTTGGAGGACACCCCGGCCAGTGCCGCCACTGCTAGTGTTGCTGTCACTGCTGTGGCCGAAGCAGAGACCGCCAGCCAGGCCTCGGACGAGGAGGACACACCTGCCACTGACATCTACTTC TTCGCGGATGGGCGGCATTGGATTTGCTCCCCCCGCCGTCGCCGCCTGCGGGCCGTCACGCTGAGCTCCTCGGGGACA CCCACGGATGAGCGCAGCTGGGTGTACTCCCCCCTGCACTATAGTGCCCCCCAACGCCCGGGCTCCGACGGCGAGAGCGACTCC TAA
- the PIP5K1C gene encoding phosphatidylinositol 4-phosphate 5-kinase type-1 gamma isoform X4: MELEVPDEAESAEAEAGPAEASWAAESGAAAGVAPKKAAPTEAQPVMGAPGAGHGRKLGHRGVDASGETTYKKTTSSTLKGAIQLGIGYTVGNLSSKPERDVLMQDFYVVESIFFPSEGSNLTPAHHFQDFRFKTYAPVAFRYFRELFGIRPDDYLYSLCNEPLIELSNPGASGSLFYVTSDDEFIIKTVMHKEAEFLQKLLPGYYMNLNQNPRTLLPKFYGLYCVQSGGKNIRVVVMNNILPRVVKMHLKFDLKGSTYKRRASKKEKEKSAPTYKDLDFIQDVPDGLLLDPDTFSALVKTLQRDCLVLESFKIMDYSLLLGVHNMDQQERERRADGAQGPADEKRPPPGQKALYSTAMESIQGGAARGESIDMDDTMGGIPAVNGRGERLLLHIGIIDILQSYRFIKKLEHTWKALVHDGDTVSVHRPSFYAERFFKFMSNTVFRKNSSLKSSPSKKGRSALLAVKPLGPTAAFSASQIPSEREDAQYDLRGARSYPTLEDGARPDLLPCTPPSFEEATTASIATTLSSTSLSIPERSPSETSEQPRYRRRTQSSGQDGRAQAEPPADEDLQQITVQVEPVCSMEIVVPAEQDEGLEDTPASAATASVAVTAVAEAETASQASDEEDTPATDIYF, encoded by the exons GTGTGGCCCCCAAGAAGGCAGCCCCCACGGAG GCCCAGCCGGTGATGGGCGCCCCCGGCGCTGGACACGGGAGGAAACTGGGTCACCGCGGGGTGGACGCCTCCGGAGAGACCACCTACAAGAAG ACCACATCGTCCACGCTGAAGGGTGCCATCCAGCTGGGCATAGGCTACACCGTGGGGAACCTCAGCTCCAAGCCCGAGCGTGACGTGCTGATGCAGGACTTCTACGTGGTGGAGAGCATCTTCTTCCCCAG CGAGGGCAGCAACCTCACCCCTGCCCACCACTTCCAGGACTTCCGCTTCAAGACCTATGCCCCCGTGGCCTTCCGCTACTTCCGGGAGCTCTTTGGCATCCGGCCCGATGACTACCTG taCTCCCTGTGCAACGAGCCTCTGATCGAGCTCTCGAACCCGGGCGCCAGCGGCTCCCTGTTCTACGTCACCAGCGACGACGAGTTCATCATCAAGACGGTGATGCACAAGGAGGCCGAGTTCCTGCAGAAGCTGCTGCCAGGCTACTACATG AACCTGAACCAGAACCCGAGGACGCTGCTGCCCAAGTTCTACGGGCTGTACTGTGTGCAGTCGGGCGGCAAGAACATCCGCGTGGTGGTCATGAACAACATCCTGCCGCGCGTCGTCAAGATGCACCTCAAGTTCGACCTCAAGGGCTCCACCTACAAGCGGCGCGCCagcaagaaggagaaggagaagagcgcACCCACCTACAAGGACCTGGACTTCATCCAGGACGTGCCCGACGGGCTGCTGCTGGACCCCGACACCTTCTCCGCACTTGTCAAGACCCTGCAGCGGGACTGCCTG GTGCTGGAGAGCTTCAAGATCATGGACTACAGCCTGCTGCTCGGGGTGCACAACATGGACCAGCAGGAGCGCGAGCGGCGGGCCGACGGCGCCCAGGGCCCGGCCGACGAGAAGCGACCCCCACCCGGCCAGAAGGCGCTCTACTCCACCGCCATGGAGTCCATCCAGGGGGGCGCCGCGCGCGGGGAGTCCATCGACATGGACGACAC GATGGGGGGCATCCCCGCCGTGAACGGCCGTGGAGAGCGCCTGCTGCTTCACATTGGCATCATCGACATCCTGCAGTCCTACAG GTTCATCAAGAAGCTGGAGCACACCTGGAAGGCGCTGGTTCACGACGGG GACACCGTGTCCGTCCACCGGCCCAGCTTCTATGCCGAGCGCTTCTTCAAGTTCATGAGTAACACGGTTTTCCGGAAGAACTCCT CCCTGAAGTCCTCCCCGTCCAAGAAAGGCCGCAGCGCCCTGCTGGCTGTCAAACCCCTGGGTCCCACGGCCGCCTTCTCCGCCAGCCAGATCCCCAGCGAGCGCGAAGACGCACAGTATGACCTCCGGGGTGCTCGCAGCTACCCCACACTGGAGGACGGAG CCCGGCCTGACCTCCTGCCCTGCACGCCACCCTCGTTTGAGGAGGCCACCACCGCCTCCATCGCCACCACCCTGTCCTCCACGTCCCTGTCCATTCCTGAGCGGTCGCCATCAGAGACGTCAGAGCAGCCCCGCTACAG GCGGCGCACACAGTCCTCGGGACAGGACGGCCG ggCGCAGGCAGAGCCCCCCGCCGATGAGGACCTGCAGCAAATCACAGTGCAGGTGGAGCCGGTGTGCAGCATGGAGATCGTGGTCCCTGCAGAGCAGGATGAGGG CTTGGAGGACACCCCGGCCAGTGCCGCCACTGCTAGTGTTGCTGTCACTGCTGTGGCCGAAGCAGAGACCGCCAGCCAGGCCTCGGACGAGGAGGACACACCTGCCACTGACATCTACTTC TAA
- the PIP5K1C gene encoding phosphatidylinositol 4-phosphate 5-kinase type-1 gamma isoform X5: MELEVPDEAESAEAEAGPAEASWAAESGAAAGVAPKKAAPTEAQPVMGAPGAGHGRKLGHRGVDASGETTYKKTTSSTLKGAIQLGIGYTVGNLSSKPERDVLMQDFYVVESIFFPSEGSNLTPAHHFQDFRFKTYAPVAFRYFRELFGIRPDDYLYSLCNEPLIELSNPGASGSLFYVTSDDEFIIKTVMHKEAEFLQKLLPGYYMNLNQNPRTLLPKFYGLYCVQSGGKNIRVVVMNNILPRVVKMHLKFDLKGSTYKRRASKKEKEKSAPTYKDLDFIQDVPDGLLLDPDTFSALVKTLQRDCLVLESFKIMDYSLLLGVHNMDQQERERRADGAQGPADEKRPPPGQKALYSTAMESIQGGAARGESIDMDDTMGGIPAVNGRGERLLLHIGIIDILQSYRFIKKLEHTWKALVHDGDTVSVHRPSFYAERFFKFMSNTVFRKNSSLKSSPSKKGRSALLAVKPLGPTAAFSASQIPSEREDAQYDLRGARSYPTLEDGARPDLLPCTPPSFEEATTASIATTLSSTSLSIPERSPSETSEQPRYRRRTQSSGQDGRAQAEPPADEDLQQITVQVEPVCSMEIVVPAEQDEGLEDTPASAATASVAVTAVAEAETASQASDEEDTPATDIYF, encoded by the exons GTGTGGCCCCCAAGAAGGCAGCCCCCACGGAG GCCCAGCCGGTGATGGGCGCCCCCGGCGCTGGACACGGGAGGAAACTGGGTCACCGCGGGGTGGACGCCTCCGGAGAGACCACCTACAAGAAG ACCACATCGTCCACGCTGAAGGGTGCCATCCAGCTGGGCATAGGCTACACCGTGGGGAACCTCAGCTCCAAGCCCGAGCGTGACGTGCTGATGCAGGACTTCTACGTGGTGGAGAGCATCTTCTTCCCCAG CGAGGGCAGCAACCTCACCCCTGCCCACCACTTCCAGGACTTCCGCTTCAAGACCTATGCCCCCGTGGCCTTCCGCTACTTCCGGGAGCTCTTTGGCATCCGGCCCGATGACTACCTG taCTCCCTGTGCAACGAGCCTCTGATCGAGCTCTCGAACCCGGGCGCCAGCGGCTCCCTGTTCTACGTCACCAGCGACGACGAGTTCATCATCAAGACGGTGATGCACAAGGAGGCCGAGTTCCTGCAGAAGCTGCTGCCAGGCTACTACATG AACCTGAACCAGAACCCGAGGACGCTGCTGCCCAAGTTCTACGGGCTGTACTGTGTGCAGTCGGGCGGCAAGAACATCCGCGTGGTGGTCATGAACAACATCCTGCCGCGCGTCGTCAAGATGCACCTCAAGTTCGACCTCAAGGGCTCCACCTACAAGCGGCGCGCCagcaagaaggagaaggagaagagcgcACCCACCTACAAGGACCTGGACTTCATCCAGGACGTGCCCGACGGGCTGCTGCTGGACCCCGACACCTTCTCCGCACTTGTCAAGACCCTGCAGCGGGACTGCCTG GTGCTGGAGAGCTTCAAGATCATGGACTACAGCCTGCTGCTCGGGGTGCACAACATGGACCAGCAGGAGCGCGAGCGGCGGGCCGACGGCGCCCAGGGCCCGGCCGACGAGAAGCGACCCCCACCCGGCCAGAAGGCGCTCTACTCCACCGCCATGGAGTCCATCCAGGGGGGCGCCGCGCGCGGGGAGTCCATCGACATGGACGACAC GATGGGGGGCATCCCCGCCGTGAACGGCCGTGGAGAGCGCCTGCTGCTTCACATTGGCATCATCGACATCCTGCAGTCCTACAG GTTCATCAAGAAGCTGGAGCACACCTGGAAGGCGCTGGTTCACGACGGG GACACCGTGTCCGTCCACCGGCCCAGCTTCTATGCCGAGCGCTTCTTCAAGTTCATGAGTAACACGGTTTTCCGGAAGAACTCCT CCCTGAAGTCCTCCCCGTCCAAGAAAGGCCGCAGCGCCCTGCTGGCTGTCAAACCCCTGGGTCCCACGGCCGCCTTCTCCGCCAGCCAGATCCCCAGCGAGCGCGAAGACGCACAGTATGACCTCCGGGGTGCTCGCAGCTACCCCACACTGGAGGACGGAG CCCGGCCTGACCTCCTGCCCTGCACGCCACCCTCGTTTGAGGAGGCCACCACCGCCTCCATCGCCACCACCCTGTCCTCCACGTCCCTGTCCATTCCTGAGCGGTCGCCATCAGAGACGTCAGAGCAGCCCCGCTACAG GCGGCGCACACAGTCCTCGGGACAGGACGGCCG ggCGCAGGCAGAGCCCCCCGCCGATGAGGACCTGCAGCAAATCACAGTGCAGGTGGAGCCGGTGTGCAGCATGGAGATCGTGGTCCCTGCAGAGCAGGATGAGGG CTTGGAGGACACCCCGGCCAGTGCCGCCACTGCTAGTGTTGCTGTCACTGCTGTGGCCGAAGCAGAGACCGCCAGCCAGGCCTCGGACGAGGAGGACACACCTGCCACTGACATCTACTTC TGA
- the PIP5K1C gene encoding phosphatidylinositol 4-phosphate 5-kinase type-1 gamma isoform X1, translating to MELEVPDEAESAEAEAGPAEASWAAESGAAAGVAPKKAAPTEAQPVMGAPGAGHGRKLGHRGVDASGETTYKKTTSSTLKGAIQLGIGYTVGNLSSKPERDVLMQDFYVVESIFFPSEGSNLTPAHHFQDFRFKTYAPVAFRYFRELFGIRPDDYLYSLCNEPLIELSNPGASGSLFYVTSDDEFIIKTVMHKEAEFLQKLLPGYYMNLNQNPRTLLPKFYGLYCVQSGGKNIRVVVMNNILPRVVKMHLKFDLKGSTYKRRASKKEKEKSAPTYKDLDFIQDVPDGLLLDPDTFSALVKTLQRDCLVLESFKIMDYSLLLGVHNMDQQERERRADGAQGPADEKRPPPGQKALYSTAMESIQGGAARGESIDMDDTMGGIPAVNGRGERLLLHIGIIDILQSYRFIKKLEHTWKALVHDGDTVSVHRPSFYAERFFKFMSNTVFRKNSSLKSSPSKKGRSALLAVKPLGPTAAFSASQIPSEREDAQYDLRGARSYPTLEDGARPDLLPCTPPSFEEATTASIATTLSSTSLSIPERSPSETSEQPRYRRRTQSSGQDGRAQAEPPADEDLQQITVQVEPVCSMEIVVPAEQDEGLEDTPASAATASVAVTAVAEAETASQASDEEDTPATDIYFFADGRHWICSPRRRRLRAVTLSSSGTPTDERSWVYSPLHYSAPQRPGSDGESDS from the exons GTGTGGCCCCCAAGAAGGCAGCCCCCACGGAG GCCCAGCCGGTGATGGGCGCCCCCGGCGCTGGACACGGGAGGAAACTGGGTCACCGCGGGGTGGACGCCTCCGGAGAGACCACCTACAAGAAG ACCACATCGTCCACGCTGAAGGGTGCCATCCAGCTGGGCATAGGCTACACCGTGGGGAACCTCAGCTCCAAGCCCGAGCGTGACGTGCTGATGCAGGACTTCTACGTGGTGGAGAGCATCTTCTTCCCCAG CGAGGGCAGCAACCTCACCCCTGCCCACCACTTCCAGGACTTCCGCTTCAAGACCTATGCCCCCGTGGCCTTCCGCTACTTCCGGGAGCTCTTTGGCATCCGGCCCGATGACTACCTG taCTCCCTGTGCAACGAGCCTCTGATCGAGCTCTCGAACCCGGGCGCCAGCGGCTCCCTGTTCTACGTCACCAGCGACGACGAGTTCATCATCAAGACGGTGATGCACAAGGAGGCCGAGTTCCTGCAGAAGCTGCTGCCAGGCTACTACATG AACCTGAACCAGAACCCGAGGACGCTGCTGCCCAAGTTCTACGGGCTGTACTGTGTGCAGTCGGGCGGCAAGAACATCCGCGTGGTGGTCATGAACAACATCCTGCCGCGCGTCGTCAAGATGCACCTCAAGTTCGACCTCAAGGGCTCCACCTACAAGCGGCGCGCCagcaagaaggagaaggagaagagcgcACCCACCTACAAGGACCTGGACTTCATCCAGGACGTGCCCGACGGGCTGCTGCTGGACCCCGACACCTTCTCCGCACTTGTCAAGACCCTGCAGCGGGACTGCCTG GTGCTGGAGAGCTTCAAGATCATGGACTACAGCCTGCTGCTCGGGGTGCACAACATGGACCAGCAGGAGCGCGAGCGGCGGGCCGACGGCGCCCAGGGCCCGGCCGACGAGAAGCGACCCCCACCCGGCCAGAAGGCGCTCTACTCCACCGCCATGGAGTCCATCCAGGGGGGCGCCGCGCGCGGGGAGTCCATCGACATGGACGACAC GATGGGGGGCATCCCCGCCGTGAACGGCCGTGGAGAGCGCCTGCTGCTTCACATTGGCATCATCGACATCCTGCAGTCCTACAG GTTCATCAAGAAGCTGGAGCACACCTGGAAGGCGCTGGTTCACGACGGG GACACCGTGTCCGTCCACCGGCCCAGCTTCTATGCCGAGCGCTTCTTCAAGTTCATGAGTAACACGGTTTTCCGGAAGAACTCCT CCCTGAAGTCCTCCCCGTCCAAGAAAGGCCGCAGCGCCCTGCTGGCTGTCAAACCCCTGGGTCCCACGGCCGCCTTCTCCGCCAGCCAGATCCCCAGCGAGCGCGAAGACGCACAGTATGACCTCCGGGGTGCTCGCAGCTACCCCACACTGGAGGACGGAG CCCGGCCTGACCTCCTGCCCTGCACGCCACCCTCGTTTGAGGAGGCCACCACCGCCTCCATCGCCACCACCCTGTCCTCCACGTCCCTGTCCATTCCTGAGCGGTCGCCATCAGAGACGTCAGAGCAGCCCCGCTACAG GCGGCGCACACAGTCCTCGGGACAGGACGGCCG ggCGCAGGCAGAGCCCCCCGCCGATGAGGACCTGCAGCAAATCACAGTGCAGGTGGAGCCGGTGTGCAGCATGGAGATCGTGGTCCCTGCAGAGCAGGATGAGGG CTTGGAGGACACCCCGGCCAGTGCCGCCACTGCTAGTGTTGCTGTCACTGCTGTGGCCGAAGCAGAGACCGCCAGCCAGGCCTCGGACGAGGAGGACACACCTGCCACTGACATCTACTTC TTCGCGGATGGGCGGCATTGGATTTGCTCCCCCCGCCGTCGCCGCCTGCGGGCCGTCACGCTGAGCTCCTCGGGGACA CCCACGGATGAGCGCAGCTGGGTGTACTCCCCCCTGCACTATAGTGCCCCCCAACGCCCGGGCTCCGACGGCGAGAGCGACTCC TAA